The Malassezia restricta chromosome I, complete sequence genome contains the following window.
TCGTGCGCAAGGTGTACACAGTGCTGTTTTGCCAAATCCTTGGATCGTGCATTGTGGCTGGCGGTATGAATGCTTTTCATGCGATTGAATGGATTCAATCGAATGTCTGGTTCATGATCCTTACGATTGTTGGATCCTTTGTGTCCATGGGCTTCTTATTTTGGAAGCGCCACGAACATCCAACCAACTTGTTCCTTCTGGGTCTTTTCACTGCGGTCGAGTCCATCATGCTTGGAATAGTCATGTCTGCTTTAAATGAAAGCGTGATCCTAAAGGCGTTTATTTTGACGACGTTCATATTCCTAGGCCTTACTTTGTTCACGTTGCAAAGCTCATATGATTTTTCCTCGTTGACGACTTGGTTGTACTGGGGTCTTCTCCTTTTGGTTGGCACAGGGCTTGTTCAAATGTTCTTTCCGTATAACCATGCATTTGAGATGGGCTATTCGCTCGCCGGTTGTGCTGTGTTTAGTGGATATGTCATGTATGACACATGGCTCCTGCAACGGCGCCTTTCACCAGACGACTGGGTCCTCGCGAACGTCTCTCTCTACCTGGATGTTGTCAATGTGTTCATTTCGGTCTCCCGTCTCCTCAATGGGTCAACACAAGAATAAGATTGCGCAGTATAGATTAGGATTTGGATATAATGTATACATAATATAGTACGGATACAGTCATCAAGACACTAAGTAGGTTATATAGGGTATCAAGAGATGTCTGGTGCGGGCCTTAGACCATAAAAGACTCACCACATCCGCAGGCATCCTTCACATTGGGGTTGTTGAACACAAAACGTGCCGACATTCGATCCTCTTTCCAGTCCATTTCAGAGCCAATGATACTGAATAAAGCGCGTGAATCAATCAGGACTTCTACATCATCTTGCTTCACACGCTCATCAAACTTGCCTTCTTGGCCAGGTTCGACGTATTCAAGGTGATAGCTCATACCAGCACAACCCTTGTTCTTTACACCCACCCGAACAAGCTTTGGACCATCACTAGCATGCATCAGTCGTCTCATGTGTTCCACAGCAGTGGGTGTAAGTGTGATGGCAGCCTTTTTTTGTGCTCGCTGTTGAATTCGCTCAGAGACCTTCGAGCGTTTTTCTGATACACTAGTTTTCGGAGAAGGCGATGCTTGACCCAAACGCTCTTTGGTGAGACCGCTTCCAGAGGACAGCGTAGCATCACTGGCTACCATTCGTAGTCCCTGTCTTAAAAGTGGACGAGTTCCATTTTGGTGAATCAGACGAAAAGCAGCAATGCGGAACATGGTTTCAAGAGCCACTTGGACGTCAGGGAGACAGCGTCGCAATCGCGCCACAGCTACGGTCAGCGCCGGCCTTGCCTATTTGTTTAATAATACGAGTTGATTTATAATGTACATCGAGATTGCAGGTGCTTCGCCATGCGGTCTATGTTGAGCTGATGCTTGGCCGAAATGGGGATCACTGGGACAGAGCGGGGCTCAAAAATCATGTCCACGTCTTGGCGAAAGCGTAAGAGTTTTTCTCGTGCATCCTCTTCAGTGTAAGGATTGTGAGTACCACCTAGTAGATCAGCTTTGTTTGCGGCCACCAAAGCCACACGATCAATGAGTCCAGGTCGATATTGCTCCAGTTCCCTGTTAAGAATGAGGACTTCACTTGATGGTCGAGGGTTGGTTGGTCCAAAGTCTATAACATAGACAAGCATACTGCATCGCTCAATGTGACGCAAAAATTCATGACCTAAACCCTTGTTTTTTGAGGCATCCTTGATGATACCTGGCATATCTGCCACTGTAAGACGTTGCATTTCATGTTCATTTCTGTCATCTTGAGAAAACATGTGGCCGTCGGGGCCGAATCGCATGACACCAAAGTTCGGGCTCAACGTCGTAAAACTGTATGATCCCACCTCGGCATCAGCTCGACTTAGGCAACGCAAAAGCGTACTCTTCCCAGCGTTCGGTAAACCGACCAAGCCGATATCGGATGGCTGCTTATATTCCAAGGAAAGAAGTAGCGACTCTCCCGGCATACCTTGCGTAGCAATTTTAGGCGCATGGTATTTCTCTAGTAGGAAATGTGGATTGCCCAGCCCTCCTTCACCACCGCGGGCAAGCAGTATCCCGCGGTCCTCTGGTGGCGTTGGTAGGTCCATGTCCATACACCAGCCGGCATCAGCCCGTATATCTGAGACCTCATAAGGTTCCAAGTTTGTCATGCAGGATTGTGATGCCACTGACGGGACATGGGATTTGTGCTTGGACCACGCTCGTAGCTCACGTAGCAGTTTCTCTTCTGCAGCACGAAAATGCTGCCTTTCATAATTGTCTTCTTCGAAACGTGGGAAGTGTCGCCAcacggacgagcgcgaagcaGCGATCTCTGGCGTTTCATCCAAATCAATTGTGAGGGATTTTCGAGCTTGAGGCGAGAAAAGATAGTTCAAGTATGGttgtgcagctgcactTTTCTCGTTCAAGATTTGCCCGAGACTTCGAACCGTGGTGCCGACAGGAACATGAATAGTTACATCGGTACCGCTTCGTCCATGCAGCCAATCTCCTTCGCCATGCGTACCGTTGGTTGCAGCGACTCGTTTCGAGACACGCGCTAGGGAGTGTATCGTTGGATCACATCGGAGATATACGTTACCTCCTGTGCCGCCGTTtccaccagcagcaggaCCGATTTGTACAAATTTTTCTCGATGGAACGAGACACATCCATCGCCGCCGTGCCCCGCATGAACCTGCACCAGAAGGGTATCAACGAAATGGCGCGATTTACGGTTCCGTCTATAGTCTGCTTTATGCTTCGCTAATGCATCTGTTGAAATGAAGCGCTGGCACCGCGCGCTTTGTATGATGCGTGAGAACACATGTCCGTACATAAGAGTAGGGAAATGCATCTGGATGCTATTTTTATATGCGCGTGTCAGCCACATGTTTTATTTGTTACACGACGCATTATGGCCTGGTTCTTGTTACCATGGCTCATTTCGCCCATTGTTTCATGCTGCACAGTGGCCAGTGTGTCGCTATGTACATCGACGGCCGCATCCATGATGTGTAAATCGTGCAACTGCCAATCCTCCATGGCGACCCGTGTGGGCTATGCCATGTTGTTTTGTTTTGATGCTTTATTGGCATGGATTAGCCTGACGCCCAGTCTTGCTCGATCGATAGAGGATTGGACGTTTCACTATGTACAGGTCAAGTGCATCCGACAGGAAACGTGCATTGGTGTTCTGGCCGTCCACCGAATTACACTAGCTCTTGCGGTGTTTCATGTGGTGCTGGGCCTCATGCTTCTAGAGGTTCGAAACTCACGCGATCCGCGAGCATCGATTCAGAACGGATGGTGGGGACCCAAAATTCTCTCATTGCTCGCTGTGATCATGGCTATGTTTCTCTTGCCGAGTGGGGTTATAGTGGCATGGGCTAACTATGCCGCACCTCTCTTTGCCATGGCTTTTATATTCTTGGGCTTGGTGTTGCTGGTGGATTTTGCTCATACGTGGTCGGAGACCTGTTTGGATGAATGGGAAAGGCATGGTAATGACGTGTGGAAGTACATCTTGGTGGGAACCACTTTGGGCTCGTATATGCTTGTTGCAGTGGCCACGGTATTGCTGTATATATTTTTTGCCCCGTCGTACTGCACGACGAATCGTGCCTTGATTACATGTAACTTACTCCTGGCAGTGCTGCTCACGGTTCTGTGTGTGCACCCACGTATTCAAGAGGCCAACCCACGCAGTGGCCTAGCTCAGTGCAGTATGGTGCTGGCATACATGACTTATCTCCTTGCTTCCGCCCTCATGAACCGCGGCGATGAGCGATGCAATCCCATTGCTCGTGGACGTGGTGAGAGTGCACAAACAACGGCAGCTGTCCTTGGTGCCGTATTCACCTTTGTTGCGATTGCCTATTCGACAACCCGTGCAGCGACGCATTCGCGCATGCTGGTCGGTCAAGCTGAGGGCGAGATCGCTCTGGACACAGAGCCCATGCCTCTGGATGCGACGATTACTACACCGCCGGCACCCAAGAATACCTTGCGTATAGAGGCGATTCGTTCGGCTGTGGCCGCGGGCTCCTTGCCGCAGTCCATCCTAGACGAAGAGCTTCAGACCCAGCAAGGCATGGAGGAGAGGACAGATGCATCAAatgacgacgagcgacAAGGCACGCGCTACAACTATACCATTTTCCACTTTATCTTTGCATTAGCTGCTTGCTATGTGGCAATGCTGCTTACTGACTGGCAGTCGCTGCATCACGAGTCGACGTCCGCGGATTCGATGACGATGTACATCGGCACTAGCAAGGTATCTATGTGGATCCGCATCATTAGTGCTTGGCTCTGTGCGGCATTGTATGGGTGGTCTCTCCTAGCACCTGCTCTACTTCCCGAGCGATTCAACTAGCTTTGCGCCAAATGGCATCTGATATCCTCACAGCGTCCAAGGCTTGTGCCACATCATGTACACGAATTATATCGACACAGCCTGTGGACATGGCTGCCACGCAGGCAGCCATGGTAGCCTGCATTCGATGAGCGGGATCCGAGGTTTTCTCTTGGATGAGTTGGCCAAGGAACCGCTTGCGACTCACACCCAAAAGAAGGGGCATGTGAATGAGTGATGCATTGCACGATGCATTCGTTGCATAAACATGACTTCCCGGTAATATACCTGCAGCGTGATCTTCTACCATTTTGGGAAGCTCGCGCAACAGAGCCAGGTTGCCT
Protein-coding sequences here:
- a CDS encoding iron-sulfur cluster assembly protein ISA1, which translates into the protein MFRIAAFRLIHQNGTRPLLRQGLRMVASDATLSSGSGLTKERLGQASPSPKTSVSEKRSKVSERIQQRAQKKAAITLTPTAVEHMRRLMHASDGPKLVRVGVKNKGCAGMSYHLEYVEPGQEGKFDERVKQDDVEVLIDSRALFSIIGSEMDWKEDRMSARFVFNNPNVKDACGCGESFMV
- a CDS encoding GTPase, which codes for MYGHVFSRIIQSARCQRFISTDALAKHKADYRRNRKSRHFVDTLLVQVHAGHGGDGCVSFHREKFVQIGPAAGGNGGTGGNVYLRCDPTIHSLARVSKRVAATNGTHGEGDWLHGRSGTDVTIHVPVGTTVRSLGQILNEKSAAAQPYLNYLFSPQARKSLTIDLDETPEIAASRSSVWRHFPRFEEDNYERQHFRAAEEKLLRELRAWSKHKSHVPSVASQSCMTNLEPYEVSDIRADAGWCMDMDLPTPPEDRGILLARGGEGGLGNPHFLLEKYHAPKIATQGMPGESLLLSLEYKQPSDIGLVGLPNAGKSTLLRCLSRADAEVGSYSFTTLSPNFGVMRFGPDGHMFSQDDRNEHEMQRLTVADMPGIIKDASKNKGLGHEFLRHIERCSMLVYVIDFGPTNPRPSSEVLILNRELEQYRPGLIDRVALVAANKADLLGGTHNPYTEEDAREKLLRFRQDVDMIFEPRSVPVIPISAKHQLNIDRMAKHLQSRCTL
- a CDS encoding membrane protein TMS1; translated protein: MAWFLLPWLISPIVSCCTVASVSLCTSTAASMMCKSCNCQSSMATRVGYAMLFCFDALLAWISLTPSLARSIEDWTFHYVQVKCIRQETCIGVLAVHRITLALAVFHVVLGLMLLEVRNSRDPRASIQNGWWGPKILSLLAVIMAMFLLPSGVIVAWANYAAPLFAMAFIFLGLVLLVDFAHTWSETCLDEWERHGNDVWKYILVGTTLGSYMLVAVATVLLYIFFAPSYCTTNRALITCNLLLAVLLTVLCVHPRIQEANPRSGLAQCSMVLAYMTYLLASALMNRGDERCNPIARGRGESAQTTAAVLGAVFTFVAIAYSTTRAATHSRMLVGQAEGEIALDTEPMPLDATITTPPAPKNTLRIEAIRSAVAAGSLPQSILDEELQTQQGMEERTDASNDDERQGTRYNYTIFHFIFALAACYVAMLLTDWQSLHHESTSADSMTMYIGTSKVSMWIRIISAWLCAALYGWSLLAPALLPERFN